One part of the Magallana gigas chromosome 5, xbMagGiga1.1, whole genome shotgun sequence genome encodes these proteins:
- the LOC105325159 gene encoding putative epidermal cell surface receptor, translated as MIAFSSIAFVVAIIHTCYGTCRDQIPDCAEYTKTACQAPYDTWARTNCPLFCGFCSPTCSDSISDCSEYGKSACVAPYLTWAKTNCASFCGLCSSIANSVTTTEVPTTTTTEASLTVKGCVYKGQQHSVGETWLDGCDYRCTCASPGLTQCTQPCAQYSNLPSNCREETIPGECCKQITCAVNGTLSAPGISLDKGCLYKNKTYAKAQTWMDGCDYRCTCERNDIVQCITPCLTYLNLPSSCHYETVPGDCCKKVVCSVTGNEISGGINKCEYKNKTYSVGEVWQDGCVYNCTCLDGLTTHCASMCNEFQHLPSSCHYEVVSGECCRKLVCVNTTANSFIDRGGCTYKSQKYQSGETWQDGCAITCTCLDSRSGRYDCKSTCPNIQLADGCSLVKRAGNCCPESVCDLPNVNTTHILSSDFQGCVYKDGSIYQLRDTWYDGCQWKCSCERKAFYNCESRCMGFHLPSQCTLEAPPAGKCCKVPKCPPNYIINLPPGYVQE; from the exons ATGATTGCATTTTCAAGCATTGCGTTCGTTGTAG CTATTATTCACACCTGCTACGGTACGTGTCGAGACCAGATTCCGGATTGTGCTGAATACACAAAAACTGCCTGTCAGGCACCCTACGACACGTGGGCCCGAACAAACTGCCCGCTCTTCTGTGGATTCTGTT CTCCCACTTGCAGTGACTCGATTTCTGACTGCTCGGAATATGGGAAATCGGCTTGTGTGGCACCATATCTAACGTGGGCCAAGACCAACTGTGCCAGTTTCTGTGGGCTTTGTAGTTCAA TTGCGAACTCTGTCACTACAACGGAGGTCCCGACAACAACAACCACAGAGGCTAGCCTTACAGTTAAAGGTTGTGTTTATAAAGGACAACAACATTCTGTTGGTGAAACATGGCTGGATGGTTGTGACTATAGATGCACGTGCGCTAGTCCCGGTCTTACGCAATGCACACAACC ATGCGCCCAGTACTCTAATTTACCCTCCAATTGTCGCGAGGAGACGATACCTGGGGAATGCTGTAAACAGATCACGTGTGCTGTTA ACGGAACTTTGTCTGCTCCTGGTATATCATTGGACAAGGGATGTCTGTACAAAAACAAGACCTATGCTAAGGCTCAGACTTGGATGGATGGATGTGATTACAGATGTACATGTGAGAGGAATGACATCGTGCAGTGCATCACACC GTGTTTGACCTACCTAAACCTCCCTTCCTCGTGTCATTATGAAACAGTTCCTGGAGATTGCTGCAAGAAGGTTGTATGTTCTGTAACAG GAAACGAGATATCGGGAGGGATCAATAAGTGTGAGTACAAGAACAAGACGTACTCGGTCGGGGAGGTCTGGCAGGATGGATGTGTCTACAACTGCACGTGTCTGGACGGACTGACCACGCACTGCGCATCGAT GTGTAATGAGTTCCAGCATCTCCCATCAAGCTGTCATTATGAAGTGGTTTCCGGGGAATGCTGCAGGAAGTTAGTTTGTGTCAACACTACCGCAA ATTCATTCATCGATCGCGGAGGCTGTACATACAAATCCCAGAAATACCAGTCAGGGGAAACTTGGCAAGACGGCTGTGCCATCACGTGTACATGTCTAGACAGCAGATCAGGGCGGTATGACTGTAAAAGCAC ATGCCCGAACATCCAGCTGGCTGATGGTTGTTCCCTGGTCAAGAGAGCCGGAAATTGCTGTCCAGAGTCTGTATGTGATTTGCCCAATGTCAATACGACACATATCTTATCAA GTGACTTCCAAGGATGTGTTTACAAAGACGGGTCCATCTACCAGTTAAGGGATACGTGGTATGACGGTTGTCAATGGAAATGCTCCTGTGAGCGTAAGGCGTTCTACAACTGTGAAAGCAG ATGCATGGGGTTCCACTTGCCATCCCAGTGTACGCTAGAAGCCCCTCCCGCTGGAAAATGCTGCAAGGTTCCAAAATGTCCGCCAAACTACATCATCAATCTTCCGCCCGGATATGTACAAGAGTAG
- the LOC105325157 gene encoding putative epidermal cell surface receptor, translating into MESLFYFVLGIAALTGTYGQGNPCTDVLPDCSEYTKSACQAPYESWGRKNCARFCGFCTPDCADELPDCADYGQSACVAPYDTWARKNCAKTCKYCGDSTIAPPVTSTAAVPKTDCLYRGTTYKLGDVWQDGCQYNCTCGAGRAYRCSTICPTFINTTANCHYQAIDGECCRRLVCSDSPNTPVLSDTGCIYNRKKYLEGQSWSDGCSINCTCVNGRTGQYKCEDTCAPITPTDGCVVVKRNGSCCPQSVCDLPKASETQAAGCRFNGLVYSEGDEWNDGCKSTIKCKDASIGYYTSQPRCLDLLLPKLCHLDPAPAGKCCQVPNCPPNYPYNYPPGYILE; encoded by the exons ATGGAGTCACTCTTTTACTTTGTTCTCGGAATTG CGGCCCTAACAGGGACCTACGGTCAGGGAAACCCGTGTACCGATGTTCTCCCAGATTGTTCTGAGTATACCAAATCTGCCTGCCAGGCCCCTTATGAATCATGGGGAAGAAAAAATTGTGCTCGCTTCTGTGGCTTTTGTA CCCCCGACTGTGCGGATGAGTTACCAGATTGTGCTGATTATGGCCAGTCTGCCTGTGTGGCCCCCTATGATACGTGGGCAAGGAAAAACTGTGCTAAGACATGTAAATACTGTG GCGATAGCACCATCGCTCCCCCTGTCACCTCTACTGCTGCCGTACCAAAGACCGATTGTCTATACAGAGGGACAACCTACAAACTCGGAGATGTTTGGCAAGATGGCTGCCAATACAACTGCACGTGCGGTGCTGGGAGAGCATACCGGTGTTCTACCAT ATGTCCCACATTCATCAATACCACAGCAAATTGTCACTATCAAGCCATTGATGGAGAGTGCTGTAGAAGACTCGTCTGTTCTGATAGTCCCAACA CACCGGTGCTGAGTGATACAGGGTGTATATACAACAGAAAGAAGTACCTTGAAGGCCAATCTTGGAGTGATGGCTGTTCCATCAACTGTACTTGTGTAAACGGTCGCACAGGACAGTACAAATGTGAGGACAC ATGTGCTCCAATCACGCCCACTGATGGCTGTGTTGTTGTGAAAAGAAACGGAAGCTGTTGTCCTCAGTCAGTTTGCGACCTTCCAAAGGCTAGTGAAACCCAAG CTGCCGGGTGTCGTTTCAATGGATTGGTCTACAGTGAAGGGGACGAATGGAATGATGGATGTAAAAGCACGATCAAATGCAAGGACGCCAGCATCGGCTACTACACCTCACAGCCCAG GTGCTTGGACTTATTACTTCCTAAATTGTGCCATTTGGACCCCGCACCGGCTGGGAAATGCTGCCAAGTTCCGAACTGTCCACCTAACTATCCATACAACTACCCCCCGGGGTACATCCTCGAGTAA
- the LOC105325160 gene encoding uncharacterized protein isoform X2, with translation MNLSSFRNCFLSCFEKMITNLLRPLLLLEIWLSVVFDARSVYSCDANILRGYNASFGSGIILGGNECRILHHFKGKFAYSVKLLNNGACDIMCEILYQDFFNHQQYQFCDDTVTIIEADVEGISTVRLLNPGETDTEASAKFCLTISYLAIYPSFPFELNCGNEATTDAWVVRTENNPSVTGQSDRNRSISESERRPDAYQPSCVVLTVLLVVAILCILVLVALLIYFRSKWKSPHHKAGHNTNGEPGVGSESINYVSQTPNSGIYTGLDHATHYQDLSGHYTALHQTNRPASYLVPATYQDVK, from the exons ATGAACCTCTCATCATTTCGCAACTGTTTTCTATCGTGCTTTGAAAAGATGATCACAAATCTACTACGTCCGCTTTTACTGTTGGAAATTTGGCTCAGCGTAGTCTTTG ATGCAAGATCCGTGTATAGTTGCGATGCCAACATATTACGGGGTTATAATGCCTCATTCGGATCTGGAATCATTTTAGGTGGAAACGAATGCAGAATTTTGCACcatttcaaaggaaaattcgcaTATTCGGTGAAACTTTTGAATAATGGAGCATGTGATATAATGTGTGAGATTCTTTACCAAGACTTTTTCAACCACcagcaatatcaattttgtgATGACACGGTTACAATTATTGAGGCAGACGTGGAAGGAATATCAACTGTGAGGCTCCTTAATCCTGGGGAAACTGATACAGAAGCAAGCGCCAaattttgtttaacgatttCCTACCTTG CCATTTATCCATCATTCCCTTTCGAACTGAATTGTGGAAATGAAGCGACGACTGACGCTTGGGTCGTGAGAACAGAAAACAATCCTTCCGTGACTGGGCAGTCTG ACAGGAATCGGTCCATATCTGAAAGTGAACGAAGACCAGATGCATATCAACCTTCTTGTG TAGTTCTCACTGTGTTGCTCGTTGTTGCCATTCTTTGCATTTTGGTTCTTGTGGCTTTGCTTATCTACTTCAGAAG TAAATGGAAGTCACCTCACCATAAAGCAGGACACAATACGAACGGTGAGCCTGGGGTAGGGAGTGAATCCATCAACTATGTCAGTCAGACACCAAACAGCGGCATTTACACTGGACTAGACCACGCTACACACTACCAAGACCTGAGTGGACACTACACAGCTTTACACCAAACCAACAG GCCAGCGAGTTACCTTGTACCAGCTACCTACCAAGATGTCAAGTGA
- the LOC105325160 gene encoding uncharacterized protein isoform X1: protein MNLSSFRNCFLSCFEKMITNLLRPLLLLEIWLSVVFDARSVYSCDANILRGYNASFGSGIILGGNECRILHHFKGKFAYSVKLLNNGACDIMCEILYQDFFNHQQYQFCDDTVTIIEADVEGISTVRLLNPGETDTEASAKFCLTISYLAIYPSFPFELNCGNEATTDAWVVRTENNPSVTGQSVNVDEDIRSSDRNRSISESERRPDAYQPSCVVLTVLLVVAILCILVLVALLIYFRSKWKSPHHKAGHNTNGEPGVGSESINYVSQTPNSGIYTGLDHATHYQDLSGHYTALHQTNRPASYLVPATYQDVK, encoded by the exons ATGAACCTCTCATCATTTCGCAACTGTTTTCTATCGTGCTTTGAAAAGATGATCACAAATCTACTACGTCCGCTTTTACTGTTGGAAATTTGGCTCAGCGTAGTCTTTG ATGCAAGATCCGTGTATAGTTGCGATGCCAACATATTACGGGGTTATAATGCCTCATTCGGATCTGGAATCATTTTAGGTGGAAACGAATGCAGAATTTTGCACcatttcaaaggaaaattcgcaTATTCGGTGAAACTTTTGAATAATGGAGCATGTGATATAATGTGTGAGATTCTTTACCAAGACTTTTTCAACCACcagcaatatcaattttgtgATGACACGGTTACAATTATTGAGGCAGACGTGGAAGGAATATCAACTGTGAGGCTCCTTAATCCTGGGGAAACTGATACAGAAGCAAGCGCCAaattttgtttaacgatttCCTACCTTG CCATTTATCCATCATTCCCTTTCGAACTGAATTGTGGAAATGAAGCGACGACTGACGCTTGGGTCGTGAGAACAGAAAACAATCCTTCCGTGACTGGGCAGTCTG TTAATGTGGACGAAGATATACGTTCTTCAGACAGGAATCGGTCCATATCTGAAAGTGAACGAAGACCAGATGCATATCAACCTTCTTGTG TAGTTCTCACTGTGTTGCTCGTTGTTGCCATTCTTTGCATTTTGGTTCTTGTGGCTTTGCTTATCTACTTCAGAAG TAAATGGAAGTCACCTCACCATAAAGCAGGACACAATACGAACGGTGAGCCTGGGGTAGGGAGTGAATCCATCAACTATGTCAGTCAGACACCAAACAGCGGCATTTACACTGGACTAGACCACGCTACACACTACCAAGACCTGAGTGGACACTACACAGCTTTACACCAAACCAACAG GCCAGCGAGTTACCTTGTACCAGCTACCTACCAAGATGTCAAGTGA